DNA from Mycolicibacterium alvei:
AAACCCTATCGTCGATACACATTCGTCGAATTGAAAGGCACGCCAATGAATGTGGATGACGCACTTCGGTGGGATGGCGAACTCACGCTTACCCGCCATGACCCCGAGACCGGCACAACGTTCATCATCCGGGTGGATTCGCTCCGGCACGGCCGGTCCGCGGGTGGAACGCGGGCAGCCCACTACGGCTCGCCTACCGCCGCGCTGGAGGACGCAGGCCGACTGGCCGGCGCCATGACCCTGAAAATGGCCGTGAGCAACCTGCCGATGGGCGGGGGTAAATCCGTCATCGCACTGCCCGCGCCGCGTCAGGACATCGATGCGGCGACCTGGAATCGAATCCTGAGCCTGCATGCCGAGAACATCGACAGGCTCAACGGCGCGTACTGGACCGGTCCGGACGTCAACACGAGCTCCGCCGACATGGACATACTCGGCGACACAACGAACTTCGTGTTCGGTCGCTCGATCGACCGAGGCGGCGCGGGTTCGAGTGCGCTCAACACCGCAGTCGGGGTGTTCGAGGCGATGAAGGCCACCGCACAGTTCCGCGGACTCGGCGACCTCGACGGCCTGACCGTCCTCGTCCAAGGCCTCGGCGCGGTGGGCGGCCACCTTGCGACAATGGCGGCTCAGGCCGGTGCTCGCCTACTGGTCACAGACGTCAACAGCGAGCGGATTGCGTGGGCGCAGGACTTCGGCTGCAGCCCAGTCTCGCCCGCGGAGGTGACCGCTACGCCATGCGACATCTTCGCCCCCTGCGCGATGGGCGGAGTGATCGACAGCACGATCGCGCGTCAGCTGCCGGCGTCTGCCGTAGTGGGGG
Protein-coding regions in this window:
- a CDS encoding Glu/Leu/Phe/Val dehydrogenase family protein, with the protein product MNVDDALRWDGELTLTRHDPETGTTFIIRVDSLRHGRSAGGTRAAHYGSPTAALEDAGRLAGAMTLKMAVSNLPMGGGKSVIALPAPRQDIDAATWNRILSLHAENIDRLNGAYWTGPDVNTSSADMDILGDTTNFVFGRSIDRGGAGSSALNTAVGVFEAMKATAQFRGLGDLDGLTVLVQGLGAVGGHLATMAAQAGARLLVTDVNSERIAWAQDFGCSPVSPAEVTATPCDIFAPCAMGGVIDSTIARQLPASAVVGAANNTLADDEAGSVLRDRDVLYAPDFVTNAGGAFHLVGHEVLGWDADTVAGHIRGIGQTLTQVYEISDAEGVSTDTAARTLARRRTDSLEAVAV